Proteins encoded by one window of Leptospira stimsonii:
- a CDS encoding YgaP family membrane protein produces MNRWYRERLLFLIAGTVSLIGVTLGLLVNPWGFLLNFLVGINMILFAFAGFCPMSLILKSFGIPSLREIQGERR; encoded by the coding sequence ATGAACCGTTGGTATAGAGAAAGGCTACTTTTTTTGATAGCAGGCACCGTATCTTTGATAGGCGTTACTTTGGGACTACTCGTGAACCCTTGGGGTTTCCTATTGAATTTCCTCGTAGGAATCAATATGATCCTCTTTGCATTCGCGGGCTTTTGTCCGATGTCGCTGATCTTAAAAAGTTTCGGAATCCCCTCTCTTCGTGAGATTCAAGGAGAAAGGAGATGA
- a CDS encoding TetR/AcrR family transcriptional regulator yields MSSRESGPKSRILETAVRLFQSQGYGNTGINQIIQESKTAKASFYDHFPSKDDLGRAYIEFYGEEQLVLLEKLKSRSSDPQEFIRAWTQILRRQTRNSSFAGCPMANTVAQIASTSHSISEEAKRVSLKTIEILTSYLGEWQKKGLISMNTDPKLLARRVFACYEGVLHTWKLTGKISALDDLPVLVDAIFHSPSSKSL; encoded by the coding sequence ATGTCAAGTAGAGAATCCGGCCCAAAATCAAGAATTTTAGAGACCGCAGTTCGACTCTTTCAATCACAAGGTTATGGAAATACCGGAATCAATCAAATCATCCAAGAATCGAAAACGGCAAAGGCGAGTTTCTACGATCACTTCCCATCCAAAGACGATTTAGGTCGCGCCTACATCGAATTCTATGGAGAAGAACAACTTGTCCTTTTGGAAAAATTAAAATCAAGATCCTCCGATCCTCAAGAATTCATTCGCGCTTGGACTCAAATCTTAAGAAGACAAACACGAAACAGTAGCTTCGCCGGTTGTCCAATGGCGAACACAGTTGCACAGATTGCCTCCACGTCCCACTCCATTTCGGAAGAGGCAAAAAGAGTGTCCCTAAAAACGATCGAAATCCTAACTTCTTATTTGGGAGAATGGCAAAAGAAAGGTTTGATCTCGATGAATACCGATCCGAAACTTCTCGCAAGAAGGGTCTTCGCCTGTTACGAAGGCGTTCTTCATACATGGAAACTTACCGGAAAAATTTCGGCGTTAGACGACCTTCCCGTACTCGTAGATGCGATTTTCCATTCTCCCTCCTCCAAATCTCTTTGA
- a CDS encoding TolC family protein, with the protein MKSFSGILPILFAFFASPFWGEVYADSVLEFSEVWTKIQTQAPNLKSKALEVQATEISKDRAKKHWLPKIYADVRSYQTNDPALNFMGKLGQRSATQSDFSTASVRSQPSNFLDTNNQPYTGLNSNTANIFAKDTLNNPGSQTYARGTLGIELPLYEGGGKSSASLIQEKRLNAVHAEEKYIRFREYSNAAVAYQSILLAEENGKIAENLHRKISDFLNQYQLGNRSNLVGFSGSLALKSLQLILDVSKKEQETVRQSADETLHFLAVDLPEDFKPKKNTLLKFVEEYLPLPGEQESGHTPLSDAYSAYADGAKESVNSEKSKFLPKVAAYAETYAYDGNRNFANSYNAGIYLQMNLLSPTDIGALDEAKVKAEGAKKKSEEIKLREESNFRILLQQEKTLSENLKSIYESVRIQEEQLQVSQKLFRNGTIQAPQLAESFSAMVQLLKMKTASESEYLRIRGELSIYSKRGNSNER; encoded by the coding sequence ATGAAATCCTTTTCAGGAATTCTTCCGATTCTTTTCGCCTTTTTCGCCTCGCCCTTTTGGGGCGAGGTTTACGCCGATAGCGTTCTTGAATTTTCGGAAGTATGGACTAAAATTCAAACGCAGGCCCCCAACTTAAAATCGAAAGCTCTGGAAGTCCAAGCCACGGAAATCTCGAAGGATCGTGCTAAAAAACACTGGCTCCCAAAAATTTACGCCGATGTTCGTTCCTATCAGACAAACGATCCTGCTCTGAATTTTATGGGGAAACTCGGACAAAGATCGGCGACTCAATCGGACTTCTCCACTGCGAGCGTTCGTTCTCAACCTTCCAATTTTTTGGATACGAATAATCAACCCTACACCGGTTTGAATTCGAATACCGCGAATATTTTCGCAAAAGACACACTGAACAATCCGGGCTCTCAAACCTACGCCCGAGGGACCTTGGGAATAGAACTTCCTCTTTATGAAGGCGGAGGGAAATCATCCGCATCCCTTATACAAGAGAAACGATTGAACGCCGTTCACGCAGAAGAAAAATACATTCGTTTTCGCGAATATTCGAACGCCGCTGTCGCTTATCAATCCATTCTTCTTGCCGAAGAAAACGGAAAGATCGCTGAAAATCTTCATCGTAAAATCTCCGACTTCCTAAACCAATATCAGTTAGGGAACCGCTCCAACCTCGTGGGGTTTTCCGGATCCTTGGCGCTGAAGTCATTACAACTTATATTAGATGTTTCTAAAAAAGAACAGGAGACCGTTCGACAAAGCGCAGACGAAACTCTTCACTTTCTCGCCGTTGATCTTCCCGAGGATTTTAAACCGAAAAAGAACACTCTCCTTAAGTTTGTGGAAGAATATCTTCCTCTTCCGGGCGAACAAGAATCAGGTCATACTCCTCTCTCGGATGCTTATTCGGCTTATGCGGACGGAGCGAAAGAATCCGTGAATTCGGAAAAATCCAAATTCTTACCCAAAGTGGCGGCCTACGCGGAAACGTATGCATACGACGGGAATCGAAATTTTGCAAATTCTTACAACGCCGGCATCTATCTGCAAATGAATCTTTTAAGTCCGACCGACATAGGCGCGTTAGACGAAGCAAAAGTGAAGGCAGAAGGAGCGAAAAAAAAATCCGAAGAGATTAAACTCAGAGAGGAAAGTAATTTTAGAATTCTTCTCCAACAGGAAAAAACACTTTCGGAAAACCTTAAATCGATCTATGAATCGGTCCGAATCCAAGAGGAGCAATTACAGGTTTCTCAAAAACTTTTCCGCAACGGAACCATCCAAGCACCTCAACTCGCGGAATCCTTTTCGGCGATGGTCCAACTTCTCAAAATGAAAACCGCTTCCGAATCGGAATATCTGAGAATTCGAGGCGAGCTCTCCATCTACTCAAAAAGAGGAAATTCCAATGAAAGATAA
- a CDS encoding efflux RND transporter permease subunit translates to MKDKQTQKTGFAGRIALAFVHSKLTPILIFSSLFLGIIAVFLTPKEEEPQISVPMIDIQLSAPGFSRYEVERKVTEPVERAVWGLEGVEYVYSASSDHGAIVTVRFEVGQPLEPSLVKIHHKLMEVQRELPPNVAPATVRSLTIDDVPFLALSFSSDQRDDYSLRTLVAPLARDLSGTPDLSKVELLGGRKRSVRVIADPSRMNRSGISISDIANALKLNDTFLPVGQNWGKEKKYDVEVGTTISKLQDVSSLPVAQRGGRVIRVSDVAEIAEGAQERNKQSILYDKTIDGKEKNSVTISFSKRKGTNVVPLSQELLERAESFGKRLPQDVKMSVIRDYGSTADAKSKELIEHLLIATISVSILIALWMGFRASIVVSVAIPVTLALTLALYYFLGYTLNRVTLFALIFSIGILVDDAIVVVENIERHLKENPKRGILESTIEAVSEVGNPTILATFTVIAAILPMAFVRGLMGPYMKPIPVGASLAMLLSLLVAFIVTPWISVRLLKTTHSHSEKEKISKLDRIYIRVVDWLLASKVNSLKFGVGIVGLLLLASSLVAFKAVKVKMLPFDDKDEFQVLIDFDPKTPLSKSIDRSKILAEGILKNENVEKVQIFGGEAAPFSFSGMVKHSFLRKSDWQIDLHVVLKSKEHRSIKSHEIIESLREEIANFGRMENAITKVLEIPPGPPVLATFVAEVYGPNETERKKTAFEIHKILSEQEGVIDLDSSLRAGRPKIVYPFDSNLGGVLGVRSETIARDGQFLFSETPILSLSEAIHPEEITVDLSVADRIRSSQAPFRPMTVSSLESGSIPSESVLNNSYIRENLTLNRKNLRSVEYVTSEFYGAEEAPVYGILKLAPKIHYPTGTAETPRNTDQVFVKWDGEWFITYEVFRDLGGAFALVMILIYVLVLGWFKNYFLPLIIMAPIPISLIGILPGHWFTGAYFTATSMIGFIAGAGIIVRNSIILVDFIESEIRLGKPLKQAVIDAGVVRFRPMLLTASAVVVGSAIMLLDPIFQGLAVSLIFGEIAATILSRFAVPTLYYWFLGKNRMEELHSETESTLHSIQ, encoded by the coding sequence ATGAAAGATAAACAAACACAGAAGACAGGTTTCGCGGGGAGGATTGCACTCGCGTTTGTTCATTCCAAACTCACTCCGATTCTTATCTTCTCGAGTCTCTTTTTAGGAATCATCGCGGTCTTTCTGACTCCGAAGGAAGAAGAACCACAGATCTCGGTTCCGATGATCGACATTCAACTTTCCGCTCCCGGTTTTAGCCGTTACGAAGTGGAACGCAAAGTCACCGAACCAGTTGAAAGAGCGGTTTGGGGCTTGGAAGGTGTAGAATACGTCTACTCCGCAAGTAGTGATCATGGTGCGATCGTCACCGTTCGTTTCGAAGTCGGACAACCCTTGGAACCCTCTCTCGTAAAAATTCACCACAAACTCATGGAAGTCCAAAGAGAGTTACCGCCTAACGTGGCACCGGCGACCGTTCGATCCTTGACGATCGACGACGTCCCTTTTTTAGCGCTATCGTTTAGCTCCGATCAGAGAGACGATTACTCCTTACGAACGTTAGTCGCTCCTTTAGCAAGAGATCTTTCCGGAACTCCGGATCTTTCCAAGGTTGAACTTTTGGGAGGCAGAAAACGTTCCGTTCGTGTAATCGCAGACCCTTCTCGAATGAATCGCTCCGGGATCAGCATCTCCGACATAGCCAATGCCTTAAAACTCAACGATACGTTTCTTCCGGTCGGACAAAACTGGGGAAAGGAAAAAAAATACGACGTAGAAGTGGGAACGACGATTTCCAAGTTACAGGACGTAAGTTCTCTTCCGGTTGCACAACGCGGAGGGCGTGTGATCCGAGTTTCAGACGTCGCTGAAATTGCGGAGGGTGCGCAGGAAAGAAATAAACAATCCATTCTCTACGATAAAACCATCGACGGAAAAGAAAAAAACTCGGTCACAATCAGCTTCTCCAAAAGAAAAGGAACGAACGTGGTCCCTCTATCCCAAGAACTTTTAGAAAGAGCGGAAAGTTTCGGAAAGCGTCTTCCGCAAGACGTAAAGATGTCCGTGATCCGAGACTACGGTTCCACAGCGGATGCAAAGTCGAAAGAATTGATCGAACATCTTTTGATCGCGACAATTTCAGTCAGCATCCTAATCGCACTCTGGATGGGTTTTCGGGCTTCCATTGTGGTTTCAGTGGCGATTCCGGTAACGCTGGCATTGACCTTGGCTCTTTATTACTTTTTAGGTTATACGCTCAACCGTGTCACGTTATTCGCTCTTATCTTCTCGATAGGAATCCTGGTCGACGACGCGATCGTGGTCGTCGAAAACATAGAACGACACCTGAAAGAAAATCCAAAACGAGGAATCTTAGAATCCACGATCGAAGCCGTTTCCGAAGTGGGGAATCCGACGATTCTCGCGACGTTTACCGTGATCGCGGCGATTCTTCCTATGGCGTTCGTGAGAGGGCTGATGGGTCCGTATATGAAACCGATCCCCGTCGGAGCGAGTCTTGCGATGCTTCTTTCCTTATTGGTCGCGTTTATCGTAACTCCTTGGATCAGTGTTCGACTTTTGAAAACGACTCACTCACATTCCGAGAAAGAAAAAATTTCCAAACTGGATCGAATTTACATACGGGTAGTCGACTGGTTGCTCGCATCGAAAGTGAATTCCCTCAAATTCGGAGTCGGGATCGTGGGACTTCTTCTACTCGCTTCCTCCTTGGTCGCGTTCAAAGCGGTAAAGGTGAAGATGCTTCCTTTCGACGATAAAGACGAGTTTCAGGTGTTGATCGACTTTGATCCGAAAACTCCCCTTTCCAAAAGTATCGATCGTTCCAAAATTCTCGCGGAAGGAATATTAAAGAATGAGAATGTAGAGAAGGTACAAATTTTCGGAGGAGAAGCGGCTCCCTTCTCCTTTTCGGGAATGGTCAAACACAGCTTTCTTAGAAAATCGGATTGGCAGATCGATCTTCACGTCGTTCTCAAATCCAAGGAACATCGATCGATCAAAAGTCACGAGATCATCGAGTCATTGCGTGAAGAGATCGCTAATTTCGGAAGAATGGAGAACGCGATCACAAAGGTCTTGGAGATTCCTCCCGGACCTCCCGTACTCGCCACGTTCGTAGCCGAGGTCTACGGACCGAACGAAACGGAACGAAAGAAAACCGCATTCGAAATTCATAAAATTCTTTCCGAACAGGAAGGAGTCATCGATCTGGATTCGAGTTTGAGGGCGGGAAGACCGAAGATCGTCTATCCGTTTGATTCCAATCTCGGAGGAGTGTTGGGAGTACGTTCGGAAACGATCGCGAGAGACGGACAGTTTCTTTTTTCCGAGACGCCGATTCTTTCCCTATCCGAAGCGATTCATCCGGAAGAAATCACTGTAGATCTATCGGTTGCGGATCGAATTCGTTCCTCTCAGGCGCCGTTTCGTCCGATGACGGTTTCTTCGTTGGAAAGCGGATCGATTCCTTCCGAAAGTGTATTAAATAATTCTTATATTCGTGAGAATCTTACGTTAAACCGAAAGAACTTGCGATCAGTGGAATACGTCACGAGCGAGTTTTACGGAGCAGAGGAAGCGCCGGTCTATGGAATTCTCAAATTGGCGCCGAAGATACACTACCCGACCGGAACGGCGGAAACTCCGCGAAACACCGATCAAGTTTTCGTAAAATGGGACGGAGAATGGTTTATCACATACGAAGTCTTCCGAGATTTGGGAGGAGCCTTCGCTCTTGTGATGATTCTCATCTATGTCCTCGTTCTCGGTTGGTTTAAAAATTATTTCCTTCCGCTGATCATCATGGCGCCGATCCCTATCTCTTTGATCGGGATTCTACCGGGACATTGGTTTACGGGAGCCTATTTTACCGCAACATCGATGATCGGTTTTATCGCGGGCGCGGGAATCATCGTTCGAAATTCGATCATTCTCGTGGACTTTATCGAATCCGAGATTCGTTTGGGAAAACCGCTCAAACAAGCGGTGATCGACGCAGGCGTAGTTCGATTTCGACCCATGCTTCTCACCGCGTCCGCTGTCGTCGTCGGAAGCGCGATCATGCTCTTGGATCCGATCTTCCAAGGACTCGCCGTTTCTCTGATCTTCGGGGAAATTGCGGCGACGATTCTCAGTCGATTTGCGGTTCCAACGCTCTACTATTGGTTCTTAGGAAAGAATCGAATGGAAGAATTACACTCCGAAACGGAATCAACTTTGCATTCGATCCAATGA
- a CDS encoding nitroreductase, with translation MSSNETRETDFLNVAGVAKSVEEAVLTRHSIRDYESKPIEEGILQDLFQKSLRAPSWKNSQPWKVHVVSGARRETMAKLLVERAKKGEPVPDTIWPASFPANAKKRMFDLGMKIYGVAGIERKDKDARDHFMLRNFEFFGAPTAVFITTEFDLNFYIALDIGCYLNTLMLLARGYGLGSVPQAALSAFPEVVRSELNLSESEKVVCGLSLGYPKADSNLNRFHTPREASGELLKFY, from the coding sequence ATGTCATCAAATGAAACCAGAGAAACCGATTTTTTAAACGTCGCCGGGGTGGCAAAGAGCGTGGAAGAGGCCGTACTCACTCGACATAGCATTCGAGATTACGAATCAAAACCGATCGAAGAGGGTATCTTGCAAGACTTGTTTCAGAAATCGCTCCGAGCGCCGAGCTGGAAGAATAGTCAACCTTGGAAGGTTCATGTCGTAAGCGGAGCGAGAAGAGAAACGATGGCGAAGCTTCTCGTCGAAAGGGCAAAGAAGGGAGAACCGGTTCCCGATACGATCTGGCCGGCTTCTTTTCCGGCGAATGCAAAGAAAAGAATGTTCGATCTTGGAATGAAGATCTATGGAGTCGCCGGAATCGAGCGAAAGGATAAGGATGCGAGGGATCATTTTATGCTTCGGAATTTCGAATTCTTCGGAGCGCCGACTGCGGTGTTTATCACAACCGAGTTTGATTTGAATTTTTATATCGCGCTTGATATCGGATGTTATCTCAATACCTTGATGTTGCTCGCGCGAGGTTACGGCTTAGGGTCCGTTCCGCAGGCGGCATTATCCGCGTTTCCGGAAGTGGTGAGATCGGAGTTGAATCTTTCCGAATCGGAGAAAGTTGTTTGCGGTTTGAGTCTCGGTTATCCAAAGGCTGATTCCAATCTCAATCGATTCCATACTCCCAGAGAAGCTTCGGGAGAACTCCTCAAGTTTTACTGA
- a CDS encoding metal-sensitive transcriptional regulator, which translates to MTNQNDTKLLINRIHRIKGQLDAVEKGLLNDSMDCEKTLLLLKAASQAIKKFGEAYVQEYMDRCLTENKKKPNMENIRTAIKAAFFL; encoded by the coding sequence ATGACGAATCAAAACGACACCAAACTTCTGATCAATCGAATCCACAGGATCAAAGGACAACTCGACGCAGTGGAAAAAGGGCTTCTTAACGATTCGATGGACTGCGAAAAAACTCTCCTCCTATTAAAGGCCGCGAGCCAAGCGATCAAAAAATTCGGTGAAGCATACGTGCAGGAATATATGGATCGTTGTCTAACGGAGAATAAGAAAAAGCCGAATATGGAAAACATTCGAACTGCGATCAAAGCCGCTTTTTTCCTTTGA
- a CDS encoding sodium:solute symporter family protein, with protein MLGISVILYLVATILIGAIASRFVSDSKDYVLAGRRLPLFLASSALFATWFGSETLLGASSRFIDEGVLGVIEDPFGAALCLFLVGLFFARPLYRMNILTFGDFYKNRFGRRAEVVSSIFMIPSYFGWIAAQFVALGIILHSLTDLPVSTGIFLGAGVVLVYTTIGGMWAISLTDFLQTILIVLGLAYLVWDLSEKAGGIGVVLGSTKPGFFRFVPEMDAKSILIYIAAWMTIGLGSIPQQDIFQRVMASKSEKVAVYSSLLASFFYLSVALLPLLAVLCARKVYPEIGAADAQMILPKTVLTHTGLFTQILFFGALLSAVMSTASGAILAPASVLGENVVRPFLKNPSEKYLLRILRISVVVITLVSLSMAVTKSNIYELVSQASALSLVSLFVPLVAGLFWKRSTGTGAVASMICGFIVWLFWNLGSFEIPASIPGLIASWFALLAGDFLERRGLGFSVQGSLEKESKGEM; from the coding sequence TTGCTTGGAATTTCGGTGATCCTCTATCTCGTCGCAACGATTTTGATCGGAGCGATCGCGTCTCGTTTTGTAAGCGATTCAAAAGACTATGTTCTCGCAGGAAGAAGACTTCCCCTTTTTTTAGCTTCTTCCGCTTTGTTTGCGACTTGGTTCGGTTCGGAGACCTTGCTTGGCGCTTCTTCAAGATTTATAGACGAAGGAGTTTTAGGAGTCATCGAAGATCCGTTCGGCGCGGCCCTCTGTCTTTTTTTGGTAGGACTTTTTTTCGCCAGACCTCTCTATCGGATGAACATTCTTACCTTCGGCGATTTTTATAAGAATCGTTTTGGAAGGAGGGCAGAAGTCGTTTCGAGCATTTTTATGATTCCTTCCTATTTCGGTTGGATCGCCGCTCAGTTCGTCGCGTTGGGAATCATTCTTCACTCCTTGACTGATCTTCCGGTTTCCACGGGAATTTTTCTAGGAGCGGGCGTGGTTTTGGTCTACACGACGATCGGAGGGATGTGGGCGATTTCGCTTACGGACTTTCTGCAGACGATTCTAATTGTATTAGGACTTGCTTATTTAGTCTGGGATCTGAGCGAGAAAGCGGGAGGGATCGGAGTCGTTTTAGGTTCCACGAAACCAGGGTTCTTTCGATTTGTTCCAGAGATGGATGCGAAAAGTATTTTAATTTATATCGCCGCTTGGATGACGATCGGGCTGGGATCGATTCCTCAACAAGATATCTTTCAGAGAGTGATGGCTTCGAAATCGGAAAAGGTTGCGGTTTATTCTTCCCTTTTGGCTTCCTTTTTCTATCTGAGCGTCGCCTTACTTCCGTTACTCGCTGTTCTATGTGCGAGAAAAGTTTATCCGGAGATCGGCGCCGCGGACGCTCAGATGATTCTTCCAAAAACGGTTCTGACTCATACGGGATTGTTTACGCAAATTCTCTTTTTCGGCGCGCTTCTCTCCGCGGTGATGAGCACGGCGAGCGGTGCGATTCTGGCTCCGGCTTCCGTTTTGGGTGAGAACGTTGTTCGTCCCTTCTTAAAAAATCCTTCCGAAAAATATCTTTTAAGAATATTAAGAATTTCTGTTGTTGTGATCACCTTGGTTTCTTTGTCGATGGCGGTTACAAAGAGTAATATCTACGAACTCGTTTCCCAAGCATCAGCGTTAAGTTTGGTTTCCCTTTTTGTCCCCTTAGTCGCCGGACTTTTTTGGAAACGTTCCACGGGAACGGGAGCAGTCGCTTCGATGATCTGCGGGTTTATCGTATGGCTTTTTTGGAATCTCGGTTCTTTTGAAATTCCTGCGTCGATTCCTGGACTGATCGCAAGCTGGTTTGCCCTTCTTGCAGGAGATTTTTTAGAAAGAAGGGGTCTTGGCTTTTCAGTCCAGGGAAGCTTAGAGAAAGAATCGAAAGGGGAAATGTAG
- a CDS encoding MarR family winged helix-turn-helix transcriptional regulator: MSTDNLQNSSREELLQKLSLVCHHSSNATVLYHQAAAEKFGLNATDMKTLPLLEGGPITAGKIAESLGLTTGAVTSVIDRLEKAGIVRRSADPNDRRKVVVDLIPEAIEDAGKIYSPMGNAMMNLFQNYKEEELKLLIRFQEEATKILIQEATHLRNSSQSKEE; encoded by the coding sequence ATGTCAACTGATAATCTGCAAAATTCTTCTCGCGAGGAGCTCCTACAGAAACTTTCACTGGTTTGCCATCATTCTAGCAATGCGACCGTTCTCTATCATCAGGCCGCCGCCGAAAAATTCGGGCTCAATGCGACGGATATGAAAACACTCCCTCTCCTGGAAGGTGGTCCGATCACTGCCGGTAAGATAGCGGAATCCCTCGGTTTGACGACCGGAGCCGTTACGTCGGTTATCGATCGTTTGGAGAAGGCGGGAATCGTTCGTCGAAGTGCTGATCCGAACGATCGAAGAAAGGTAGTTGTTGATTTGATACCGGAGGCGATCGAAGACGCGGGAAAGATTTATTCCCCGATGGGGAACGCGATGATGAATCTTTTTCAAAACTACAAAGAAGAAGAATTGAAATTGCTCATTCGTTTTCAAGAAGAGGCAACCAAAATACTCATTCAAGAAGCGACTCATCTTCGTAATTCTTCCCAATCCAAGGAAGAATGA